From Scyliorhinus canicula chromosome 15, sScyCan1.1, whole genome shotgun sequence:
gaggattttccaggggggatttgttgtgttataatttaaatgtagtaggggtaaatgtttgtatcgaaaaatttcaataaaaattatttttaaaaaaaaagattataacTAATCATAATTAAGTGGCCCGAACGGCCTAtgtctgctcctacgtcttctgGTTTTATAGTCAGAACCTTCATACCTTTGTAATCAATACCCCTCACAAAAAACAATAACATTGTATTAGTTTCCCTATTGACTCGCTTACCTGTATATTAATCTTTTGCGATTGTCTTCTACTCATGTGAGAGACTGGTTTATCATTTTCTAGTTTTTTTATTTGTCTTTCAATTCATGAGCTGCACTCAATTATAGTCAGAGTCTTTGCTACTGCCTCTCTAGTTTCCTTTAACAGCCTGGGGGGAAATCCcatggcaggattctccttttctgagactaagggctggattcccccATTTTGAGGCTGTGTCTGGAGCATGTGTCAAGTATTACGAGCAAAAGGTCGGTGGCgctcccgcaccgatgctccacccacgTCATGTAAAACCCCTggctttccctgcagatacggacggagaattgctGGTTGCATGGCCGCGCAGGCGcatggtgacgacctgcagcagccgcgctgtACAACATAGTGCCAGCCGcgcgcagacccgacctgccagatagtaccccccctgtaacccccctcgccacccctggaccattcCCCACCGGTTCCCGCAGCCCCCACtgaagtcccccccctcccccggccagcatAACGGCTTccacccgactgtggtggcgctggacagtcTGCGGACGCCACGCGAGGTTGatgaaacctcagaccacaagtgatccacgctgtctggaagtcggcccatcggggtggaGCAACGCAGGAGGGCCTTCAGGTTACGTCCTAAGGCCATCCTAACGGCGAgcggcgtactcaccgatgacgccattttggaggaggcggaACATCTGAAAACAGACGTCGCCCCCGATTTGGTGTCAAAATGGATTCACCGGCCAATTGCCGAATGTGATTTCAACatcggcaattggagaatccagccctaagtagtgacgccaatgcagaattcgtagactttcacgacagaaaagcTGCCGCTGAATCGGGACCAAATCCACtactattgaggggctagcactggtgccgcgtggaacacaatcgattccaatgaaaaatggtgcgggattctctgggtccgtgattgacactcgggaggctgacaagctgcagccgcatatacacacttcactccccacactatgccatcccagccaacaggatggcactggttgtgctgcagcgcacccatacagctgatgggtcggctggggccagagggcatccacgggctgccctggggggacacctttctgacccatggcactaagttcataaTAGGCTGCCTGCTGTGtacgcagctgcatggctaccttgctggctgcggcaatTGTGTTTCATGCCAGCCCACcatgatcccacagcccacctcctagccACCCTCCACTACTACCCCACGGCTAGCTGcagaactgtcagcacactatggcgatgttagacactttccgtatcctcgctctctccctcagcagccacaacgccagTTTCATGATGTTTAAAATCACACGTGAACCATTCCGTCAGGAACTAGGCGCATCAGAGGCGGAAAATCGCTGAGGCCTGGAGAATACCGGTCGGGCCCGCTAAAGTTacgcaaacagtgtttactgtacgtgcattctggaacgcattgaagcCGCTGTCAAGGGGCTGGAGAATTACAATTTGGCGGGAAATCGTCACCTGCCGTGATGTTACcgtcggaactgattctccgcccaatcgtgtttcctgattttggcgttagctaacggagaatcccacccccagtgTTTTCTCTGATGAGCAATGCAATTGTGATTTGCTGTATGAGCACCAGATTGTGTGTATATTTTTTTGCAGGCCAATCCTTCAACCCAACCGCGAAACTGAACTCCGCTGTGGCCAACATAATTTGCTCTATCGTTTTCGGTGACAGATTTGATTACGAGGATGAAAAGTTTGTTAGTTTAGTAAAGAGAGCGAGCGAAAACATTCAACTCGCTGGCACGGCTATGGTCCAGGTAAAGCTCATCTTTCATTAGAAACAGGAATACGTTCCGGGAAAGAACATACAGAATGAGTTGCAGCTGGAAGGGGACTCTCAAATAATTTGTGGTGTAACATATGAGAAAAGTTATTTTGCACATACGGCTTGGTAATTTAAGGAAGAACATTAGTCACAATTTGACTGGACCGGTCGAGCTCTAAGTCGGGGAGGGTGTCGGCTACAGCTAAGGACCTtctggggttcatggagcacatggggggtggggggtggtgggggtggggggggggggggggcagatccatggagatttgggaggccaagggcaaAAGAATTTACgttttactcccatgtgcacaaggtgtactcccgaatagatttcttCATATTGGATAAGACGCTGTTGGCAGGGGTGGAAGATGTTGAGTGTTCAGCGATAgtggtgtcggaccatgccctgcactgggtggatttacaaAGGGCggcccagcgcccgcaatggaggctggatgtggggttgttagcagagTAAGAGGTGTGAGAGCAGGTGAGGAAGGCCATCCGGGGATATGTAGAGATTAATGATACGGGGGAGATTTCGGCAGgtacggtttgggaggcactgaagacgatggtcaggggggagtttattttgatttgggcgcacagggagaaggcggagTGGGTGGAGATGGAAAGGCTAGTGAAgaaatcctgcaggtggacaggagatatgcagaggccctGGAGGAAGGGCAACtaaaggaatgatgtggagatgccggcattggactggggtgagcacagtaagaagtcttacaacaccaggttaatgtccaagaggtttgtttcgaatcactagctttcggagcactgccccttcacctgaggctgtaacacttcttactgtgctaaaggaatggcagaggttgcaaatggaatttgggctgttATCTACGGGTAAGGCGGTAGGGCAGTTGAGAAGGGTGGTAAATGagaatggggagaaagcgagcaggatgttaGCACACCAGTTGAGGATGCAAGAGGcggtgagagagattgggaaagtgaagaaCACAGGTGGGAATACAATCCTGGACCtggcgggggtgaatggggtgtttaggggTGTTTATAGCAAGTTGTATGAGTCAGAATGGGGAAGAGGGGGTGAGGCGGTTTCTGGGAGGGTTGGATTTCCCGAAGGTTTTGAAGAGCTGTTGGAgggcctgggggccccaattgggcttatAGAAGTAGTGGAGGGGCCGGAggcgatgcaatcgggcaagGCCCCCTGGACCGGACTGGTACCAGTggtattttacaagaagttctcaggGTGTTGGGATCGCAGTTGGTAAGTGCCTTCAATGAGACAATGGAGATGGGAGTGCTCCCCCGACGTTGTCAGGTGTGATCTCCCTCATTTTAAAGCGGGAAAAGGACACGGAaaactgtgggtcatacagactgatctccctgttaaatgtagatgcaaaactactggcgaagatcctggccacaaggATCAAAGACTGCATCCCAGGaataataggggaggaccagacgcgGTTCGTTAAGGAACAGCACCTGGCGACCAACATTAGGAGGttacttaatgtaattatgatgcctccggaagggcgcgaggttgaggtggtggtggctatggacgcagagaaggcctttgatcgggtggagtggcaatacttatgggaggtcctggggaggtttgggtttgggcagggctttgtggATTACGtccggttgctataccaggcaccggtggcgagtgtgcggacaaaTCAGTGAGGTCAGACTATTTAAGGTTACACTGGGGGACGAGATAGGGATGTCCACTattgcgatggtcaggaagtgggtagtgagggcagcacggtggcgcagagggttagccctgctgcctcacggcgccgaggtcccaggttcgatcccggctctggatcactgtctgtgggaagtttgcacattctccccgtgtgtgcgtgggtttcgcccccacaacccaaagatgtgcagagtaggtggattggccacactaaattgcccgttaagttgaaaaaatgaattgggtactccaaatttatttttaaaaaaggaagtgggtagtggggaggtttgggagtgggtggaggcggcctcatgtgaGGACACGGGTTTGGGGGCACTGTTaattgcgcctctgccgttctggCTGGCTCGGTACTCAATAAGCACGGTAATGGTAGCAgcgctgagggtgtggggacagtgaaggcagcacatggggttggagggggatttgGTGTGGACACCGATAtgtgataaccaccggtttgcccgAGGGATCTGGATGAGGGGGTTACGGAAGTGGCAGCGAGCGGGGAtcaagagatttggggatctgtttattgatgagggtttcccaaacttggaggagctggagaaggagtttgagttgccaggtggggatgggttccggtatttgcaggtgaaggATTTTGTGTgcaggcaggtttcgaccttcccgcaCCTGCCGCACCGGGGACTGCAGGGTAATGTGGTGTCGAGAACAGCAGTAgaagaggggaaggtctcagagatatataaggagctgatggagtgggagggaaccccaataggagaggtgaagagaaagtggaaaGAACAGCAGGGTGGGGAAGTTGGAGGccggattatgggaggaggctttgaggagAGTTAACGCATCCTCgtcgtgcgccaggctcagcctgctacttgggcagcatggtagcatagtggttagcacagttgctttacagctccagggacgcaggttcgattcccagcttgggtcactgtctgtgcggagtctgcacgttctccccgtgtttgcgtgcgtttcctccgggtgctccggtttcctcccacagtccaaagatgtgcaggttagctagattggccatgttaaattacccttagtgtccaaagaaatggatagctggggttacggggatagggtggaggtgttggaatggggtggaggtgtgggcttgagtaggttgctccttccaagggacagtgcagactcgatgggccgaatggcctccttctgcactgtaaattctatgatacaattCAACGTGgttcacagggcacacatgactgtggcccggatgagcaggctctttgaggaggtggacgtcatgtcagaggtctcaCAAGTGAggatggcgccgagtccagaggtggcgatcttcggtgtgacggaagacccaggagcccagggggtgagagaggccgtgtcctggcctttgcctccctggtcgccCGGAGACGGACCATACGGGACTCGGAACCCCTgaagttgggggtgtgggttagcggcatggcggggtttctcagacttgagaaaattaaatttgccttgaggggttcgttgcaggggtttgctcggaggtgacaaccgttcatcgacttcttcaagaaaAAATAAGCTGCCAgcaaggggggagggagaaaggggaggcatgggagagaCGAGTGAGGGCAGGAGaaccaacggggggggggggggggggggggggctgctggggaaCGTGGCACAGTTTATGTAAGCCATGCTGGCTGAGGTCTGTGCTCAGCGAGTTTGTTGGTTATATTATTGTGTTTATGTTcttgttgaaatttgatgtttaaaattagaaatgcctcaataaaatactttccaaaaaaataaattaatatgGAGGGAAACCATCGCCACCCCTCCATGACCTCCACCTCTCCCAGCATTTTCCATACAAAAGTTTTCTTTAACAACTTTAACAACATACCAAGAGGAGGCTATTCTGTCAATTGTGTTTGAGAACCTTTGGACTATGACAGATAAATACCTTTTACAATAGAAACCTCATTTCATGGGAAGCATTGAACGATCCTTCTATTTCTGTGTTGTAATTTTATAAAAGGGAATGTGGCAAACCTGAGCTAAAATGAAGAAGGTTGGTAATGAATAGTGGGAAAGACATGTCCACATTTTTACCAGAGTTCTCTGATAGGATGATCAGTAATGGGTGCATAGTTTGGACACTCTAATGCGTTAGATTAATGATATTTTCAAGATTGATTTATTCCATTTTTCTAATTACGGAGttgccatagtctcagatgaccataggctgctttcccctttgagcgggacagctgactggtggtgatttaacctgaggatcaccacacctcaggtgaggggtaaggttgagaaggcggggccttcatgaataacctcaggaattgaacccgggctgttGGCCTCGTTTTGCCTCACAAAatagttgtccagccaactgagctaaaccagtccccaaTTAAGGAGTAAATTGATGCAATAGTTTGCTTTGACATTAAGATTAATAGCATTACTTTATTTTTATTCTCTAGCTGTACAATGCATTTCCCTTCCTGAGATTCCTACCAGGATCACACAAACGTTTTACTCTAATTCGGAGCAAACCATTGCTTTcttcaaggcctttttcaaagaccACCATCAGGAACTGGATGAGAATGACCTGAGGAGTTTTATTGATGCGTTCATGTTGAGACAACAGCAGGTAGAAACTATACCCATCTCTTTTCTGTAAGGTGTgttggttttattttattttattttattttattttattttattttatgggGTGAGAGAAGCCAAGTTCATTTAATCCAGCATGGCATGATGGACTGTTGAAAATGGATGACTCTACGTAAAGGGTTTGAAAACAATGACTAGTTTTAAAAAGAGTTGTCATTTATATTGTGTCTTTTATCACTCAGGATGGTCCAAAGCACATTACAGGCAataaagtgtagtcattgtttgtGATGTgacttcaatcaacatcacaaaaacaaactCTATGGTCActcccacattgctgtttgtggacatTTCCCCTGCCCAAATTGACTTATTGTCTCCTACATATAACAGTAACTACACTCAAAACACATGAACATacggattaggagcaggagtaggccactcagtcccttgaacatgctccaccattcaagaagattatggctgatctgattggaacctcaaccccacattcctcccTACCCGTGATAATATCTCACCCCCTTGGTAATCAAGAATCTACttagctcagccttaaaaatattcaaagattacgCTTACACAGCCTCTTGAGGAAGAGACTAAAGATCATCTTCATCTTAAATGAGTGATCCTTACTTTTAAGCAGTGATCCCTAGTTCTATATTATCCAACtagagcagtggttctcaaccgggatccacatggaccctgggggtccatgtagatcccggttgagaaccacttcTCTAGTTGGATGATATAGAACTAGGGATCACTACTTAAAAGTAAGGATCACTCATTTAAGATGAAGATGACCCTGgtggtccatgtaacattactgggggtccacacaaaaaaataccgaattgggggtccacggtgatattttagtggtccatagagcaattctacttcagaacaattgttattactgagaatcaagtagaagaaaaaaatgtttgttttcatgatgaatattcacctttctctctctctctctctcgcactgataaaggtcaaagagagattataatctatctaatttaccttgagggctgaaggggctcagaaccaaaaaggtgcatttgctatgtttatttttgtggtactgtattctgagaaaaaaaatccatacccgttgatgacaaatgggtttattgtgctttaatgacagttgttgttgaagattgcccgggctattgtcccctagtaacagcccggaggacctttaatgacagaagcagcttattaaatacccatGGTTGACCTGACGTGAGCGATCTGAAATGTGGCAACActtagaacataggacagtacagcacagaacaggcccttcgaccctcaatgttgtgccgagcaatgatcaccctactcaaacccacgtatccaccctacacccgtaacccaacaaccccccctttaaccttacttcttgggacactacgggcaatttagcatggacaatccacataacccgcacatctttggactgtgggaggaaaccggagcacccggaggaaacctacgcacacacggggaggacttgcagactccgcacagacagtgacttatgccacgtttctccttgacaagtttaatgaatggtttaacacagtaatcactagaaactgtgtatatttgatatgaattggttatttttagagtaatttaattcaatttagtcagtaaaaagttttttcattacttttcatattagaataagtttggcaacgtacgaaaataccgctaatccgtttccaaccctcacggtaaggtagatggactttaggattaatttaccacgcatataagaagctttattttctgtggaatggctatgggggtccacaaaaaaaaattaagaggaaaaggggtccatgggttaaaaaaggttgagaactcctgaacTAGAGGAAACATCCTGACCCCATTCACCCTGTCAGTACCCCTTAGGATCTTAAAGGAtttgatcaagttgcctcttactacactaaattccagtggataaaaacgtaacctctccaatctttcctcataagacaactcacCCACATTCTTGGCTGTTAAGCACTTTGCAACATCCTAAGGTCATGAAAGACAGAGTAGAAATACAAGATGTTATGACAGTGGTGAGGGCTCAAGTGCTTCTCTTTGCAACATATCCAAAGGTGACACCTCTAACAAtgaggcattccctcagtactacactggatTAAACTGTGGTAATCTGTAACAGCCTGGATTTTAGGCCTGATAAAATTGGACACCTTAAATTAAgaataaaaaatttaaaatcaAATTGCAGTCAACTCCAGGCAGGCTGATTGGAATTCGAACTTGACCAAACTCAAATACACTAAGCACAGACAAACTGGCAGGACATGTCTGGACCTGTCTTGACAATCACCCACCAGGAGAAAATCAGCTCCGTTCAGATGCATCGATTTGTTTTGGGTTTCCCAAGATAGAGCCAGACTTTCTGGTACCCAGAATTCCCGCCATTACCTTATATGGCAACAGGTTACACGCAGACAACACCAAAAGAGATGGACATCCAGGTGCGGGTCACTGGTGTCCACCAGAGCAGCCATCACCAAGTCCACCGAGATCTCATTGGCCGAGGGCCAGAGACATTTCTGGAAAGGCGCGAAGGGAGGGGAATGCAAGTAGAGATCCAAGGACACACCCCAGCGAAGACTTGTCGTGGCGGTGACCATGACGATTTGGAAGACTGACCAGAGATGGAAGGAAGCAGCCAGTGAGATCCACCTTCGCAATGCAGACCCTGAGGAATGTGAAACTCAGAGAATAGGACCCGCGGCAGGACTGAGTCCATCGGTACGGGGAGATTATAAATCTTGGGACCTTTTAGTGAATGTTTCTGGGATAATTTATGTTGTCCTTTTGCTGTTGTCCTTTGTTCGCCTCATCAATAAAGACATTGGGGTAAAACTTTTGTTTAATAAACTAGTCTGAAGTTTACAGACAACAAAACCCATTGCTGCCTCTATTTCCGGGCACATTTCCTGTGCTTCATTTATAATCACCAATAATCAATGTTTCAAGTTAGTTACGTCATCCATATCGTATGTACTCTACAGATTCCAACCCCAATTCTCAGTTTTTGTGTTGTTAACTTCTGTAGGAATCCAACAATCCCAATTCATACTTCCATGAAAACAACTTAACATTCACCACGGCCAATCTATTTGCTGCGGGGATGGAGACCACCTCAACCACACTTCGTTGGGGAATGCTTCTGATGATGAAATATCCAGAGATTCAGAGTAAGAAGCAGCCTGATTGATTCCAGCCTGATCTTGTTACAGCATTTTGTGTGCTTCATATTTTTGGATTGCTAtggatgtgtttttttaaacatttgcTCAAATGAAGTCATAACCATTATCCAAATCACGTTTGAAATCTGCTTGACTTGCAGAAAAGGTTCACGAGGAAATTATCAGAGTTATTGGATCGGAACGATTTCCCAGAGCTGGAGATCGGAAAGATTTGCCGTACACTGACGCAGTGATCCACGAAATTCAGAGGTTTGGTGACATTGTTCCCCTGAACATCTCACATGAAACAACAGTGGACTTAAACTTCAAAGGATTCTTCATTCCAAAGGTACACTAGGGAAATTATGGCCACAACTGGGAGCTGATATTCTAACGTTTAATCGAGGCAGGAGAAAGGGCAGGATAGGAGAGGAAATGAGCGCTCAACTTTGCATCCAATTGTATTGTGCACTGTTCGTGGCAAAGTGGCTAGCTAACATCAACTTAAAAGGACCATTTTATATTTAATTCAAATCATATAGCTATGTCTAAACACTGTGGGGTGTTTTATTATTAAAGCTACAAGTTTTAACAAATaatttccaatgaaggggaaatttagcgtggccaatccacctacccatgcacacctttgggtttgtggggtgagacccacgcagacacggggagaatgtgcaaactccacacggacggtgacccgggatcgaacccaggtcctcggcgctgtaatacagcagtgctagccactgcgccaccgtgcagccctgatTGAAATTGCAAGTTGTTGTACAGTTGGTAAAGCTGCAATGGATCTGATGAGCCAAAAGGCTCCTTCAGCGCAAATAATTTCAGCAATGCCTTTTGAATATAACAACAAAATCATATTGAAACAATGTTTTACTATTTTCAGGGAACCCAAGTCATTCCATTGCTGTCCTCTGTGCTGTACGATAAAACCCAATGGGAAAAACCAGATGCGTTCAACCCATCTCACTTTCTGGATGCTGAGGGCAAGTTTGTGAAGAGAGACGCTTTCATACCTTTCTCTGCAGGTAGCGCAACTTATTATTTTCTTGGACTATATGGTGCTGGAACTTACCCTCCTTTTCTGGGGAACTTAAAATGTGTTGAAGCAAGACACCTTTAATGGGCGAGCTCTATTTGGACCATGTGATCTATTCATCCAATAGGTCAGGGGCGTACACGGCCTAAAAGAGAGAGTGGGATTTTGACTTCAGTTCTTGGATTTGGAAATGGAGAACGTACGGCCTGTATCATAACATTCCTTATTTGAGAAATTAACAAAGGACAAATTCAAGTttataattcaatcaaattgatTATCAAACACAGTCTTGGTTGTCTCAGGGTCTCTATCTGCAAAGGTGTATCTCGCACGCTGCTTCCTTCCATCCTTTGGTCCACTGTCGAATCCACTCTGTTGTCTCCGCGCCGTGTCTTCGTTGGGGAGGACCTGATGGTCGATTCTTATTCCTCTCTTCGTGCCTTTACAGAAAATGCCCAGggcctcagccaatgaggtctcaGGCAGGGGCACAGCACCCAATGGAGTTGCAGACTGCAACGCCACAGGACAGGAAGAACCCACCTTCAGGGGTTCCATCTCCAGGTATATGGTCCGCACGTCATGTTACTCCATATAACGGCAGGAGATCTGGGTACCAGAAAGTCTAGCTTTATCTGGGAAATCCACAACAATTGATCCATTTGATGTCCTGTTTATAGGACAGGCCCAGATCTTTCAAGACCTTTTGTCTCTGCTCAGTGTATTCAAACCTGGCTGTTCGAATTCCCACCAGGCTGCCTGTGGCTgtcattcaaaatgtccaattcttagtttaaagtgtccaattattATATCGGACCTAAAATTCAGGCTGTTATGCTATTTACCGCAAATGTGGAAGATTGGGTATATTATGTTGAGCTTATGTGTTAATTTTTTAGAGCGAACAATATAGAGGGGGACGAAAAGCAGAGCGTTATCTTGCTGACAGCATGTGGCACCCAAACGTTGGGGTAATAAGAAGTTTGCCTTGCCCAGAAGCTGCtttgactcgaaacgtcagctccctattttctccacagatgctgtcagacctgctgagattgtccagtattttctgtttttgtgtcggATTCctgcatccgcagcaatttgcttttagctCCAGACTCAAAGTCATTTACCAAGCTCTTGGAGCTGGTAAGGAATCATTACCATCCAAAACCATTTTTAATTTAATTCAACAGGGAGGTGTCTGTAGTGGATTTTGTTGCAAGGTTAAGGAAGCTGGCGAATATTGTGCATTTGGAACATCCCGAAGCAATATGTTAGGAGATGGACTAGTATGCAGGATAAGTAATGCAGCAATCCAAATAATGTTGCTAGCAGACTCATAGAGTCAGAGCTCGATCTAAAAAAGGCCAAAGAGATTGCCTTATCTCAGGAAAGCACAGAAGAAGGTACTCAAGAGCTGCAAAGCATGTAGTGTGGTGAGGCCTGGACGAGGTCATCCAAAATGTCAAGGGGTTTTCCAAGAGAAACTAGGAAAAATAAAAAGGCTCCCAGCTAAGATATACATCGATCCTGAAGCCATGCCAAGGCATTAGAGGGCAAGACTGGTGGCCTATCCCACATTGGAGAAAGTGGACGTAGAGCTTAAATGCCTTGAAAACCTGGGCATCTTGAGACCGCTGCAGTTAATGGAGTGGGCAGCGCCAATTTTTCCTGTCGTCAAACCTGACAAGACAGCCTGCATTTGCAGGGATTACAAACTAACTGTCAATTGAGCTGCCAAATTGGACAGATACCCCATACTGAAGATTAGGGATATGTTAAATT
This genomic window contains:
- the LOC119978872 gene encoding LOW QUALITY PROTEIN: cytochrome P450 2K1-like (The sequence of the model RefSeq protein was modified relative to this genomic sequence to represent the inferred CDS: inserted 1 base in 1 codon) gives rise to the protein MSILSVVSLDAPTLVLLAALTIILLVYVSTGSKSHGIVNFPPGPAPLPLIGNLHTLDLKKLNKSLMKLSEKYGTVFSIKLGRTNVVVLTGFETVKDALINHAEEFGERAHIPIFETTAKGHGIIFGHGESWKQMRRFTLTTLRDFGMGKKTIEDKIIEETNFLIKIFESYKGQSFNPTAKLNSAVANIICSIVFGDRFDYEDEKFVSLVKRASENIQLAGTAMVQLYNAFPFLRFLPGSHKRFTXNSEQTIAFFKAFFKDHHQELDENDLRSFIDAFMLRQQQESNNPNSYFHENNLTFTTANLFAAGMETTSTTLRWGMLLMMKYPEIQKKVHEEIIRVIGSERFPRAGDRKDLPYTDAVIHEIQRFGDIVPLNISHETTVDLNFKGFFIPKGTQVIPLLSSVLYDKTQWEKPDAFNPSHFLDAEGKFVKRDAFIPFSAGRRACAGETLAKMELFLFFTALIQKFYFQVPPNVGELGLESGVGFTSFPKYPYVCAVRR